In Laribacter hongkongensis DSM 14985, the sequence TGGATCGACGCTTCGGTCATCGGCATGCCCGGCATCGAGGCATAAATGCGTTTTTCCGGCGTCAGCACGGCCAGCGGCGCCCCGTTGTCGGTTACGGTCAGACGGGCGGTCACGCCCAGATAGTTGGGGCCGTTGCTGTCGCCGATGTCTTCCAGCGTAAAGCGGTAGGCACCCAGTGTGGCCGAACCGCCGGCGGCCAGCCGCACGTCGCGCTCGCGCTCATAACCCGAAGTCAGGGCAATGCCGATGACGGTCACCGCCACGCCGACGTGGGCCAGATGCATGCCCAGCGTGGCCAGACCCGGGCGCTGGCCGGCGCGCCAGCGGCGCAGCAGGTCCCACAGCGCACCCAGAATGATCCAGAGCGCGGCAAACAGGGCCAAGGCCACCAGCGGCGAGAAGGGCGCCAGCGTACCGCTCCAGACAATCGCCAGCACCGCGCTCGCCAGCAGGACATGCCACAGCCCCTTCACCAGCTCCATGCCGGCCTGGCGTTTCCAGCGCACCACGCTGCCCGGCCCGATCAGCAGCAGGAGCGGCAGCATCACCGGAATGAACACCGCATTGAAGTAGGGCGGGCCGACCGACAGCTTGCCAAGGTTCAGCGCATCCACCATCAGGGGATACAGAGTGCCCAGCAGCACCGAGGCCGTAGCCACGCACAGCAGCACGTTGTTGGCCAGCAGCAGCGATTCGCGCGACAGCGGGGCAAAGCCGGCCGTGCTGGTCAGGTCCGGCGCGCGGACGGCAAACAGCACCAGCGACACACCGACCACCACTGCCAGCAGCGCGAGGATGAACACCCCCCGGCCCGGATCGGAGGCAAAGGCGTGCACCGACGACAGCACGCCCGAACGGACAAGGAAAGTGCCCAGCAGCGACAGCGAAAAGGTCAGGATGGCCAGCAGCACTGTCCAGCTTTTGAACACGCCGCGCTTTTCGGTCGCCGCCAGCGAGTGCATCAGTGCCGTGCCAGCCAGCCAGGGCATGAACGACGCGTTTTCAACCGGATCCCAGAACCACCAGCCGCCCCAGCCCAGCTCGTAATAGGCCCACAGGCTGCCCACGGCGATGCCGGCCGTCAGGTTGACCCATGCCAGCGTGGTCCACGGTCTGGCAAAGCGGGCCCAGGCTGCGTCGATCCGGCCGGCCATCAGCCCGGCCAGCGCCATGGCAAACGCCACCGCAAAGCCGACATAACCCATGTAGAGCAGCGGCGGATGCACGATCAGGCCCGGGTCCTGCAACATCGGATTCAGCTCGCGCCCTTCAACGGCCGGAATGTCCAGCCGGGCAAACGGGTTGGAAGTCAGCAGCAGGAAAAAGCCGAACCCGGCCGCAATCAGGCCCATGATCGCCACCAGCCGGGCGCGCATGGCGTCGTCCAGCGAACGCGAACACAGCGCCGCCGCCAGCGTCCATACGCACAGCAGCAGCAGCCACAGCAGCAGCGAGCCCTCATGCCCGCCCCATACCGCCGCCAGCCGGTACACCAGCGGCAGCTGGCTGCTGGATTGCTGCACCACGTAGCGCACGGAAAAATCATTGTCGGCAAACAGCAGCATCAGGGCGGCAAAGGCCAGGCACGCCAGCAGGCTTTGCACCACGGCCAGCGGCCGGGCCGCCGTCACCAGCGCCCGCTCGCCCGTGGCTGCGCCCCGCAGCAGCAGGCCGCCCATGATGGCCGATACCGCCACGCAGGCGCACAGTGCCAGAAGACCCAGTTCAGGTAAGACTGCCCACATCACTGCACCACCGTTTCGCCTGCACGCTGGATGGCATCGGCGGCCTCCGGCGGCATGTAGTTTTCGTCGTGCTTGGCCAGCACCTGGGTAGCAGCCAGCACGCCATCGGTACCGATCCGGCCCTGGACCACCGTGCCGTGTCCTTCGCGGAACAGGTCGGGCAGGATGCCTTCGTAGCGCACCGGCACCGATCTGGCCGTGTCGGTGATCACGAAGCGCACCCGCAGGCCGTCCGGCTCGCGCTCGACACTGCCGGCTTCCACCAGTCCGCCCACCCGGATGACCTGCCCGGCATCGACCTGGCCCGCCGCGATTTCGGTCGGGGTATGGAAGAACACCAGATTGCTGCGAAAGGCGTTGAGGATCAGGCCGCTGGCCACGGCCACCACGGCCAGGCCGGCCAGCACGATCAGAAGGCGTTTCTTACGCTTGGGATGCATCGGCAGTCTCCCGTGAAGGTTGCGCCGGGTCTGCCGGCAGCGGTGCGGACCATGCCTGATCGCCGGCATCATCCATGGCCACGCGCAAGGCCAGCTGGCGCATGGTGCGGCGGCGGTGGCGGCGCAGGATCAGCAGCTCCAGCGCTACGGCGAAAAAGCACATGCCGAACGAGCCCCAGACGTACAGGGCATAGCCACCCATGGCAAAAAAGTCGCTGGCAGAGGTCCAGTTCATGCGGCAGATTTCCTCAGGATGCGTTTGACCCATTCGGTGTCGATGTCACGTTCCAGGATCAGTACGCGTACGCGCACAAAGGCGACGGCAATCGAATAGGCCCAGGCGGCGAACACCATCAGCAGCATCGCCAGCAGCATGTCGTGCGCCATCGACGGCGCCCGGGTCACGCTGACCGTGGCGCCCTGGTGCAGGGTGTTCCACCATTTGACCGAGAAATAGATCACCGGCACGTTGACCACGCTGACCAGTGCAAAGAGGCCGCAGGCCCGGTCGCCACGGCGCGGGTCGTCGATGGCGGCCTTGAGTGCCAGCATGGCGAGGTACAGGAACAGCAGGATCAGCTCCGACGTCAGCCGCGCATCCCACACCCACCAGGCGCCCCACATCGGCTTGCCCCACAGGGCGCCGGTCCAGAGCGACAGGAAGGTGAACATGGCGCCGGTCGGCACCAGTGCCTGCGCCATCATGAACGACAGGCGGGTGTTCATCACCAGCCCCACCGCGCTCCAGAACGCCACCACGACGTAGATCAGCATCGACATCCACGAGGCCGGCACATGCACGAAAATGATGCGGTAGCCTTCGCCCTGCTGGAAATCGGTCGGCGCCACGAAAAACCCGACATACAGGCCCGCCACCGCCAGCAGGGCCGACAGCAGCCACAGCCACGGCAGCATCTGTCCGGTCAGCATGTAGAAGCGGGGCGGGGCGGCAAAGCGCATCCAGTTGATCTTCATGACAAGTCACTCATTCGCAGGCCAGCCGCAGGCTGGCCGCAGTGGCAAACGGGGAGAAAAACACCGCCAGCAGGGCAAACGCGGCCAGCACGGACAGTTCGGCTTCGATGCGGCCGCTGTCGGCTTGGGCCACGGCCATGGCACCGAAGACCAGCACCGGCACGAACAGCGGCAGCACCAGCAGGGCCAGCAGCATCGATCCATTGCGCAGGCCCAGCGTCAGTGCCGCACCGACCGAGCCGATGAATGCCAGCGCCAGCGTGCCCAGTGCCAGCGTCAGCGGCAGCAGCAGCAAGGCCGTCGGCCCCAGTTCAAACTGGAGGCCCAGCAGCGGTGACACCAGCACCAGCGGCACGGCGCAGGTCAGCCAGCGCGCGGTGATCTTGGCGATCACGGCCCAGATGAACGGCAGCGGCGACAGCAGCAGTTGTTCCAGCGTGCCGTCGCGCCAGTCGGACTCGAACAGGTCGCCCAGCAGGATCAGCGTTGCCAGAAGGGCGCTGACCCACAGCACGCCAGGGCCGATGGCGCGCAGCAGGGCGGCTTCAGGGCTGGTGGCCAGCGGAAACAGCGTGGCTGTCACCACGAAAAAGAACAGGGCATACAGGGCGTCGCTGGGGCGGCGCAGGGCCAGCCGGATGTCGCGGCCCATTACGGTGAAAAACAGTGCCGTCGCACTCATCGCCGCTCTCCCAGGCGCAGTTCCCGCATGCCCTGGCCGGGCAGTTCGGCGTGGTGGGTCATGATGACGCAGCCGCCGGCGGCAGCATGGGCGCTGATGGCGTGCCAGACCTGCTGGCAGCCACGGGTGTCCAGTGCGTTGAAGGGTTCGTCCAGCAGCCACAGTGGTCGCTGCATGGCTTCGAGGGCGGCAAAGGCCAGCCGTTTGCGCTGGCCCTGCGACAGGGCGCGGGCAGGCAGTCCGGCCTGGCGGGCCAGCTCCCAGCCCTGGAGCAGGCTGGCCAGCAGGGTATCCGCGGGCTGGCATCCGGCCAGGCTGACCTGGAGCCGGAGGTTTTCCAGCACGGTCAGGTCATCCTTGAGTGCCGCCTGCGGTCCCAGCCAGCCCAGGGTCTGGCGGTGCCGGGCATCCAGCGGCCGGTCATCGCGCAGGATGGTGCCGGCATCCGGCCGGGCAAACCCGGCCAGAAGGCGCAGCAGGCTGGTTTTGCCGCAGCCGTTGTCACCGCGTACATGCAGGACTTCGCCGGCACCGACCCGGAACGACAGGTCGGAAAACAGCGTGCGCGAGCCTTTGCGACACGTGAGATGCTGAATGGCAAGCATTGGACATCCAAGGCTGTGGAAGTCAGGATTATCGCAAAAGCCGCCAGGGTGTGAATCATCCACTAGGATTAGTGCGGATTCTTCATGTTTTATGTCAAATAAAAAACCGCCGGCAGACGAACCTGCCGGCGGTTTGTGCCTGGTCAAGGCCGGTTACGGTTTGGCCAGCTCCGGGTGGATGTTGGCGCCGGTGGCGTTGTTGGCGCCAATGCCCTGATCCACCGGCGGCATGCGGTGGGCAATGCCCTTGTGGCAGTCGATGCAGGTCTGGCCGGCGGCCTGGGCCTCCTCGTGCTTGAGGGACGAACGGGTGCCCTGCACACTGGTATCCATGTACTGGAAGTTGTGGCAGTTGCGGCACTCGCGCGAATCCGACGCCTTCATGCGGGCCCATTCGTTCTGGGCCAGTCGCTGGCGGTTGGCGGCGAACTTTTCCGGCGTGTCGATGCTGCCGGTGATCTTGCCCCAGACTTCCTTGGAAGCCTGCACCTTGCGGATCATCTTGTGCACGAAATCCTTGGGCACGTGACAGTCCGGGCAGGTGGCGCGAACGCCCGAGCGGTTGTTGTAGTGGATGGTCTGCTTGTATTCCTCGTAGACGTTGTTCTTCATCTCGTGGCACGAAATGCAGAACGATTCCTGGTTGGTGGCTTCCATGGCGGTGTTGAAGGCGCCCCAGAAGACGATACCGGCCACGAACAGTCCCGCCACCGTCCACGGGCCGGTACGCTTGAACCACGCCCAGAGGCGGGCCAGGCGGGAGGGTTTTTGATCAGTCATGATGACTCCTGTCTGCTGCCGGACTATTTGCGCGTACTGGACTGGTAGGCGTTGTTGACCAGCGGCCTGGCGTCCACCTGCGGCACGTGGCACTGGGTGCAGAAGTAGCGCGACGGCGACAGGTTGGACAGCTCCTGGCCGGTCCGGGTCTTGAAGTGCGACGGCGGTACGCGGGTGGTGTTCATTTCCACGTAGCGGGCAGCCGAGTGGCAGTCCATGCACTTGTTGAAGTTGGTGCTGATCTCGTACTTCGACACGTCGTGCGGAATCAGTGGCGGCTGCTGCACGTAGTCACGCACGATGCGCTTGGAGTCCTTGATCGGCTTGTACATGTCGGTCGCGCTGTGACCCAGGGCAGCCTGGCCTTCCAGCGGGGCATTGTCGGCAGCCTGGGCCAGATAGCTGCCCGGTGCCGCAAGGGCGCTGACCAGGGCAAGCAGTGCCAGACGGGAAGCGGTTTTCACGATTCTTCACTCCTCTTGTCGAAACGGTGGCTGAAGCGGAACACGTCCTGCGCGCACACATCGATGCAGCGGCCGCAGTTGGTGCAGTCTCCGTTCAGGATGACGGGAGAGCTCTGCGCGTCGCCCTTGAGGGCAGGCTTGATCACCTGCGGCTCCGGGCAGACCGCAAAGCAGTCCATGCAGTCATCGCAGCGGGCGCGGGCAGGGGCACTGACCCGGAGCAGCGAGGCACGGCCGATCAGGCCGTACGCCGCGCCCATCGGGCACACGTGTCCGCACCAGCCGCGCTGGGCGATGACGAGGTCGTAGATGAAAACGGCGAGGACCAGCACAAGGCCGATGCCGGCGCCGAACAGGATTTCGCGGTGCAAGAGCGAAACCGGGTTGACGAGTTCCCACACCATCGAGCCGCTGAAGGCCGAAGCCAGCAGCACGGCGGCCAAGAGCCAGCGGCGCAGGCTCCTGGGGGGCATGCGCCCGCCCTTGAGCCCGAGCCGGCGGCGCGACCAGCCCGCGCAGTCGGTGACGAGGTTGACCGGACACACCCACGAGCAGAACACCCGGCCGCCGGCCACCAGATAGAAACCAGCCACGATGACGGCGCCCAGCAGGGCCGTCAGTTGCGGCAGGTGTCCGGCAGCCAGTGACTGGGCCAGCACGAAGGGATCGGTCAGCGGCACGGTGTCGAGCACGCGGCTGGCGGTCAGGTTGCCTTTCAGCACCCAGACGCCACCCAGCCAGCCGGCAAGCGCGCCGGAGCCGGCAAAGAGGCCGAGCACCGACAGCTGCGACAGGCGGCGCAGGATCAGCCAGCGATGCCGCTGCCAGAACGAACGCTTGGGCGTCATGGCTGTTCTCCTCCGGCCGGTGCTTCAGGCTGGCGGACCGGCATCTGCACCAGATCGTCCCCCAGGAGCGACTTGCCCTGATTGCCGGCCTTTTCCTCCCACCCCAGACGGTAGTGGCTGCCGATCTTGCCCTTGGCGAGATGGACCGGTACCACCTTGATGGCGGCCTCTTCCAGCACGCAGGCGCTTTCGCACTTGCCGCAGCCGGTGCAGTAGTCCGAATGCACTGTCGGCAGCAGCATGCCGTGGCGGTCCGAGCGCGGGTTGTGCTGTTTTTCCAGCGTGATGGCCTTGTCGATGACCGGACACACGCGGTAGCAGACATCGCAACGCAGCCCCAGGAAGTTGAGGCAGGTTTCGTGGTCGATCAGCACTGCCAGCCCCATGCGGGCCTGGTTGATGTCGGTGAGCGCGGGGTCGAGCGCACCGGTCGGGCAGGCCTTGACGCAAGGCACGTCAGGGCACATCTCGCACGGAATGTCGCGCGCACTGAACCACGGCGTGCCCACGCCCTTGCCCTCGCCCAGACGGGCGAGTTTCAGGGTGTCGTACGGGCAGTCACGCACACAGAGGCCGCAGCGCACGCAGGCCGACAGGAAATCCGCCTCCGGCAGTGCGCCGGGCGGGCGCAGGGCCTCGGCCGGCCGCGCCTGCGCCGGGGTTGCCTGCGTGGCCAGTCCGGCACCGATCATGCCGGCCGAACAGGCCACGCCCAGCGACCCGGACAGGAACACCCGGCGGGTGAGGCTCTGCGGGGCGTCAGACGGAGTGGGGGAGTTCTTCATACCCGGTTCTCTCGCCTCAGGCCCTGACGACCTTCACCGCGCACTTCTTGTAGTCGGTTTCCTTCGACAGCGGGCAGGTGGCGTCCAGCGTGAGCTTGTTGACCAGCCGGCCTTCGTCGAAGAACGGGATGAACACCAGACCCTGCGGCGGCTTGTTGCGGCCACGGGTTTCCAGCGTCAGGGTGATTTCGCCGCGACGGGAGATCACCTTGACCTGCTGGCCGCGCTTGAGGCCGCGCAGTTCGGCGTCAGCCGGGTGCATGAACACCTGCGCATCCGGCACGGCACGGTAGAGTTCCGGCACGCGGCGGGTCATCGAGCCGGTGTGCCAGTGCTCCAGCACGCGGCCGGTACACAGCCACATGTTGTATTCGCGGTCCGGCACTTCGGCGGCGGGCTCGAACGGCAGGGCGATGATGCGGGCGCGGCCGTCCTTCTGGCCGTAGAAGCGCACGCCTTCGCCTTTTTTCACGTACGGGTCGAAGCCCTCGCGGTAGCGCCACAGGGTTTCCTTGCCGTCCACCACCGGCCAGCGCAGGCCGCGGGCCTTGTGGTAGGTGTCGAACAGGGCCAGGTCGTGGCCGTGGCCGCGACCGAAGGCGGCGTACTCTTCAAACAGGCCTTTTTGCAGGTAGAAGCCGACATGCCTGGCTTCTTCGTTGTGGTAGGCCGTGCCGTGCTGGCGGGCCATGTCGTCAAGCTTGTACTTGTTGACCTGGCCGTTGGCGAACAGCACGTCGTAAAGGGTCTTGCCGCGGTATTCCGGCTTTTTGGCAATCAGCTCGGCCGGCCAGACTTCCTCGACCTTGAAGCGCTTGGAGAATTCCACTACCTGCCACAGGTCGCTCTTGGCCTCGCCCGGAGCATTGACCTGCTGGCGCCAGAACTGGGTGCGGCGCTCGGCGTTGCCGTAGGCGCCTTCCTTTTCCACCCACATGGCGGTCGGCAGGATCAGGTCGGCGGCCATGGCCGAAACGGTCGGGTACGGGTCGGAAACGATGATGAAGGTTTCCGGATTGCGCCAGCCCGGATACATCTCTTCATTGATGTTGGGACCGGCCTGCATGTTGTTGTTGCACTGCTGCCAGTAGACCTTGAGCTTGCTGTCCTTCAGTGCGCGCTGCATGGCGACGGCGTGCAGGCCCATTTTCGGCGGGATGGTGCCGTCGGGCAGTTTCCAGATGTTTTCGGCAATCTTGCGGTGCTCGGGATTCATCACCACGAGGTCGGCTGGCAGGCGGTGGGCGAAGGTGCCCACTTCGCGGGCCGTGCCGCAGGCTGACGGCTGGCCGGTCAGCGAGAACGGTCCGCAGCCCGGGGTGGAAATCTTGCCGGTCAGCAGATGGATGTTGTAGACGAGGTTGTTGGCCCAGGTGCCGCGGGTGTGCTGGTTGAAGCCCATGGTCCAGAAGCTGACCACTTTCTTTTTCGGGTCGGCGTACAGCTCGGCCAGCCGCTTGAGGCGCTCGGCCGGCACACAGGACGTTCTGGCGGTGTATTCGAGCGTGTAGGGCTTCACGAAAGCGGCAAACTGCTCGAAGGTGATCGGGTCCATCTTGCCCGAATCCGGGTTTTTGGCGGCCTTCTGCTTCGGGTGCGTGGGGCGCAGTCCGTAGCCGATGTCGGTTTCGCCCTTCATGAAGGCGCAGTGCTTCTGGATGAAGTCCTTGTTGACCGCACCGGTCTGAATGATGTGGTTGGCGATGTAGTTGAGGATGGCCAGGTCGGTCTGCGGGCCGAAGACCAGCTTGTTGTCGGCCAGCTCGAAGCTGCGGTGTTCGTAGGTCGACAGGACGTGCACCTGGCAGTCCGGGTGGGTCAGGCGGCGGTCGGTGATGCGGCTCCACAGGATCGGGTGCATCTCGGCCATGTTCGAGCCCCACAGCACGAAGGCATCGGCTTTCTCGATGTCGTCGTAGCAGCCCATCGGCTCGTCCATGTTGAAGGTGCGCATGAAGCCGACCACGGCTGATGCCATGCAGTGGCGGGCATTCGGGTCGAGGTTGTTCGAGCGCAGGCCGGCCTTCATGAACTTGGCGGCCGCATAGCCTTCCCAGATGGTCCACTGGCCCGAGCCGAACATGGCCACGGCCTCAGGACCGCCGGCCTTCATGGCGGTCTTGAATTTTTCTTCCATCACGTCGAAGGCCTGCTTCCAGGTGACGGGGGTGAATTCGCCGTTCTTGTCGAACTTGCCGTTCTTCATGCGCAAGAGCGGTTTGGTCAGGCGGTCCTCGCCGTACATGATCTTGGACAGGAAGTAGCCCTTGATGCAGTTGAGGCCGCGGTTGACCGGAGCGTCCGGATCACCTTGGGTGGCCACGACCCGGCCGCCCTTGGTACCGACCAGCACCGAACAGCCGGTGCCGCAGAAGCGGCAGGCAGCCTTGTCCCACTTGATGTCGGCGCCG encodes:
- a CDS encoding heme lyase CcmF/NrfE family subunit, translated to MWAVLPELGLLALCACVAVSAIMGGLLLRGAATGERALVTAARPLAVVQSLLACLAFAALMLLFADNDFSVRYVVQQSSSQLPLVYRLAAVWGGHEGSLLLWLLLLCVWTLAAALCSRSLDDAMRARLVAIMGLIAAGFGFFLLLTSNPFARLDIPAVEGRELNPMLQDPGLIVHPPLLYMGYVGFAVAFAMALAGLMAGRIDAAWARFARPWTTLAWVNLTAGIAVGSLWAYYELGWGGWWFWDPVENASFMPWLAGTALMHSLAATEKRGVFKSWTVLLAILTFSLSLLGTFLVRSGVLSSVHAFASDPGRGVFILALLAVVVGVSLVLFAVRAPDLTSTAGFAPLSRESLLLANNVLLCVATASVLLGTLYPLMVDALNLGKLSVGPPYFNAVFIPVMLPLLLLIGPGSVVRWKRQAGMELVKGLWHVLLASAVLAIVWSGTLAPFSPLVALALFAALWIILGALWDLLRRWRAGQRPGLATLGMHLAHVGVAVTVIGIALTSGYERERDVRLAAGGSATLGAYRFTLEDIGDSNGPNYLGVTARLTVTDNGAPLAVLTPEKRIYASMPGMPMTEASIHAGFFNHVYVALADQLEDGSWGVRLYHKPFVGWIWYGALLMGLGGLLAMADRRYRLRRRNRP
- the ccmE gene encoding cytochrome c maturation protein CcmE; the encoded protein is MHPKRKKRLLIVLAGLAVVAVASGLILNAFRSNLVFFHTPTEIAAGQVDAGQVIRVGGLVEAGSVEREPDGLRVRFVITDTARSVPVRYEGILPDLFREGHGTVVQGRIGTDGVLAATQVLAKHDENYMPPEAADAIQRAGETVVQ
- the ccmD gene encoding heme exporter protein CcmD; the protein is MNWTSASDFFAMGGYALYVWGSFGMCFFAVALELLILRRHRRRTMRQLALRVAMDDAGDQAWSAPLPADPAQPSRETADASQA
- the ccmC gene encoding heme ABC transporter permease CcmC, whose amino-acid sequence is MKINWMRFAAPPRFYMLTGQMLPWLWLLSALLAVAGLYVGFFVAPTDFQQGEGYRIIFVHVPASWMSMLIYVVVAFWSAVGLVMNTRLSFMMAQALVPTGAMFTFLSLWTGALWGKPMWGAWWVWDARLTSELILLFLYLAMLALKAAIDDPRRGDRACGLFALVSVVNVPVIYFSVKWWNTLHQGATVSVTRAPSMAHDMLLAMLLMVFAAWAYSIAVAFVRVRVLILERDIDTEWVKRILRKSAA
- the ccmB gene encoding heme exporter protein CcmB, which gives rise to MSATALFFTVMGRDIRLALRRPSDALYALFFFVVTATLFPLATSPEAALLRAIGPGVLWVSALLATLILLGDLFESDWRDGTLEQLLLSPLPFIWAVIAKITARWLTCAVPLVLVSPLLGLQFELGPTALLLLPLTLALGTLALAFIGSVGAALTLGLRNGSMLLALLVLPLFVPVLVFGAMAVAQADSGRIEAELSVLAAFALLAVFFSPFATAASLRLACE
- the ccmA gene encoding cytochrome c biogenesis heme-transporting ATPase CcmA; this translates as MLAIQHLTCRKGSRTLFSDLSFRVGAGEVLHVRGDNGCGKTSLLRLLAGFARPDAGTILRDDRPLDARHRQTLGWLGPQAALKDDLTVLENLRLQVSLAGCQPADTLLASLLQGWELARQAGLPARALSQGQRKRLAFAALEAMQRPLWLLDEPFNALDTRGCQQVWHAISAHAAAGGCVIMTHHAELPGQGMRELRLGERR
- a CDS encoding NapC/NirT family cytochrome c gives rise to the protein MTDQKPSRLARLWAWFKRTGPWTVAGLFVAGIVFWGAFNTAMEATNQESFCISCHEMKNNVYEEYKQTIHYNNRSGVRATCPDCHVPKDFVHKMIRKVQASKEVWGKITGSIDTPEKFAANRQRLAQNEWARMKASDSRECRNCHNFQYMDTSVQGTRSSLKHEEAQAAGQTCIDCHKGIAHRMPPVDQGIGANNATGANIHPELAKP
- a CDS encoding nitrate reductase cytochrome c-type subunit encodes the protein MKTASRLALLALVSALAAPGSYLAQAADNAPLEGQAALGHSATDMYKPIKDSKRIVRDYVQQPPLIPHDVSKYEISTNFNKCMDCHSAARYVEMNTTRVPPSHFKTRTGQELSNLSPSRYFCTQCHVPQVDARPLVNNAYQSSTRK
- the napH gene encoding quinol dehydrogenase ferredoxin subunit NapH, yielding MTPKRSFWQRHRWLILRRLSQLSVLGLFAGSGALAGWLGGVWVLKGNLTASRVLDTVPLTDPFVLAQSLAAGHLPQLTALLGAVIVAGFYLVAGGRVFCSWVCPVNLVTDCAGWSRRRLGLKGGRMPPRSLRRWLLAAVLLASAFSGSMVWELVNPVSLLHREILFGAGIGLVLVLAVFIYDLVIAQRGWCGHVCPMGAAYGLIGRASLLRVSAPARARCDDCMDCFAVCPEPQVIKPALKGDAQSSPVILNGDCTNCGRCIDVCAQDVFRFSHRFDKRSEES
- the napG gene encoding ferredoxin-type protein NapG, which produces MKNSPTPSDAPQSLTRRVFLSGSLGVACSAGMIGAGLATQATPAQARPAEALRPPGALPEADFLSACVRCGLCVRDCPYDTLKLARLGEGKGVGTPWFSARDIPCEMCPDVPCVKACPTGALDPALTDINQARMGLAVLIDHETCLNFLGLRCDVCYRVCPVIDKAITLEKQHNPRSDRHGMLLPTVHSDYCTGCGKCESACVLEEAAIKVVPVHLAKGKIGSHYRLGWEEKAGNQGKSLLGDDLVQMPVRQPEAPAGGEQP
- the napA gene encoding nitrate reductase catalytic subunit NapA; amino-acid sequence: MTLTRRDFIKANAAAAAATAAAVNLPLVPSMAQAATTDPATAGADIKWDKAACRFCGTGCSVLVGTKGGRVVATQGDPDAPVNRGLNCIKGYFLSKIMYGEDRLTKPLLRMKNGKFDKNGEFTPVTWKQAFDVMEEKFKTAMKAGGPEAVAMFGSGQWTIWEGYAAAKFMKAGLRSNNLDPNARHCMASAVVGFMRTFNMDEPMGCYDDIEKADAFVLWGSNMAEMHPILWSRITDRRLTHPDCQVHVLSTYEHRSFELADNKLVFGPQTDLAILNYIANHIIQTGAVNKDFIQKHCAFMKGETDIGYGLRPTHPKQKAAKNPDSGKMDPITFEQFAAFVKPYTLEYTARTSCVPAERLKRLAELYADPKKKVVSFWTMGFNQHTRGTWANNLVYNIHLLTGKISTPGCGPFSLTGQPSACGTAREVGTFAHRLPADLVVMNPEHRKIAENIWKLPDGTIPPKMGLHAVAMQRALKDSKLKVYWQQCNNNMQAGPNINEEMYPGWRNPETFIIVSDPYPTVSAMAADLILPTAMWVEKEGAYGNAERRTQFWRQQVNAPGEAKSDLWQVVEFSKRFKVEEVWPAELIAKKPEYRGKTLYDVLFANGQVNKYKLDDMARQHGTAYHNEEARHVGFYLQKGLFEEYAAFGRGHGHDLALFDTYHKARGLRWPVVDGKETLWRYREGFDPYVKKGEGVRFYGQKDGRARIIALPFEPAAEVPDREYNMWLCTGRVLEHWHTGSMTRRVPELYRAVPDAQVFMHPADAELRGLKRGQQVKVISRRGEITLTLETRGRNKPPQGLVFIPFFDEGRLVNKLTLDATCPLSKETDYKKCAVKVVRA